In a genomic window of Helianthus annuus cultivar XRQ/B chromosome 10, HanXRQr2.0-SUNRISE, whole genome shotgun sequence:
- the LOC110884501 gene encoding transmembrane protein 87B, which produces MRENFRFYNGDQLLLGFTLAFFYLIAPIGASIHEYRNEYFTPQLNAFLFHGGSEGLFASKHHEDHHDNNSNITSLTSPEFKPLAGKSFIRFESVTFKRTSESAKIQNDMQSRTGLIEAIVFEVKDTERIGGNFLKNSSNVLCCNPKLSADRSCKVGEVIIQKDENNPEWPKRIQTFFEGNNQEAKMDTQSVEIDKTGMYYLYFMYCDPQLKGTTITGKTVWRNPDGYLPGKMVPLMTFYGFMSLAYLILGLGWFLRFVQFWKDIMQLHYHISAVIALGMCEMAFWYFDYSNLSVTGVRPVGITIWAVTISAVKKTLSRLLLLVVAMGYGVVRPTLGGVTSKVLILGFVYFLASESLEIVEHLGTINDFTGRTKLYLVLPVAVLDAWFILWIFSSLSKTLEKLQMRRSIAKLEVYRKFTNALALFVLVSIAWIGYELYFNATDPISELWRIYWIIPAFWSLLAFSLLVVICILWAPSRNPTRYAYAGDTGDDYDEEAISLTTGVKVEGGEVGTTVMERKEKKGLGSTDHLIGLTEDLAEDKRE; this is translated from the exons atgagagagaacTTTCGCTTCTACAATGGCGATCAACTACTGCTAGGGTTTACACTCGCTTTCTTCTACTTAATCGCACCAATCGGAGCTTCGATTCACGAGTATCGTAACGAGTATTTCACTCCTCAGTTGAACGCCTTCCTCTTTCACGGCGGCAGTGAAGGTCTATTCGCCTCCAAACATCACGAAGATCATCATGATAATAATAGTAATATCACGTCACTTACTTCGCCGGAATTTAAGCCTCTCGCCGGAAAATCATTCATCAG ATTTGAAAGTGTAACCTTCAAGAGGACAAGTGAATCAGCAAAAATTCAGAATGATATGCAGAGTAGAACTGGATTAATCGAAGCTATTGTATTCGAGGTGAAAGATACAGAAAGAATCGGTGGCAATTTTCTGAAAAACAGTTCCAATGTGTTATGTTGCAACCCAAAGCTCTCTGCAGACAGGTCCTGCAAAGTAGGTGAAGTTATTATCCAAAAAGACGAAAATAATCCCGAATGGCCGAAACGCATCCAAACCTTCTTTGAAGGAAACAATCAAGAAGCTAAAATGGATACTCAGTCAGTTGAGATCGATAAAACCGGTATGTATTATCTTTATTTTATGTATTGTGATCCACAACTCAAAGGTACAACCATAACTGGAAAAACCGTGTGGCGTAATCCCGATGGCTATTTACCTGGGAAGATGGTTCCGCTCATGACGTTTTACGGATTCATGTCTTTAGCGTACCTTATTCTCGGGCTCGGTTGGTTTTTACGATTTGTACAGTTTTGGAAAGATATAATGCAGTTACATTATCATATCTCGGCTGTAATTGCTcttggtatgtgtgaaatggcgTTTTGGTATTTTGATTATTCAAATCTTAGTGTGACTGGAGTTCGACCCGTGGGTATTACGATATGGGCGGTTACAATTAGTGCTGTTAAGAAGACGCTTTCTCGGTTATTGCTATTGGTGGTGGCAATGGGATACGGTGTGGTGAGGCCCACACTAGGAGGCGTGACCTCGAAAGTGTTGATTCTTGGTTTTGTATATTTTCTTGCTTCTGAGTCACTTGAGATTGTTGAACATTTGGGGACTATTAATGATTTTACTGGAAGAACGAAACTGTATTTGGTGTTGCCTGTTGCGGTTTTGGATGCTTGGTTTATTTTGTGGATATTTTCGTCTTTATCCAAGACGTTGGAGAAGCTTcag atgaGGAGAAGCATTGCAAAACTGGAGGTTTATAGAAAATTCACAAATGCCCTTGCGCTTTTTGTGCTTGTTTCTATTGCTTGGATTGGATATGAG TTGTACTTTAATGCAACCGACCCAATAAGCGAGCTGTGGCGCATTTACTGGATTATTCCTGCCTTCTGGTCGCTGCTTGCCTTTTCACTTTTGGTAGTTATATGCATCCTTTGGGCTCCTTCTCGCAATCCCACTAG ATATGCTTACGCAGGGGATACAGGGGACGACTATGATGAGGAGGCGATATCACTTACAACCGGAGTGAAAGTTGAGGGCGGTGAAGTTGGAACCACAGTGATGgaaaggaaggaaaagaaaggtttGGGGTCAACTGATCATCTTATCGGGCTAACTGAGGATCTAGCAGAAGACAAACGAGAATGA